TGGACTTCGCCCGCGTGTGGCGCCCCGACCTGGTGATCACGGACATCAGCGCCTTCCCCGGCGCGGTGGCGGCCCAGGTCGTCGGCGCGGCGCACGCCCGGCTGTCGCTCGCCGTGGACAGGATGGCGCAGCTGCGCGCGGCCTGCCGGGCCCGGTTCGACTCCGCGGGTGACCCGGTGCGGGACTGGCTGCAGCCGATCCTGGAGCGGTACGGCCACGACTTCGACGAGACGACGGCGCTCGGGCAGTGGACCATCTCCGCCACGCCGCCGTGGATCTGGCAGCCGGATGGCGTGCACTACCTGCCGATGCGCAACGTGCCGTTCAACGGTCCCTCGACGACGCCGAGATGGGTGTACGAGGAGCCCGCCCGCAGGCGCGTCTGCATCTCGCAGGGCATCTCGCACCGGGACGTCACCCTCGCCGGCGGGTCGTCGTCCCGTGATCTTCTCGAGGCGGTGGCCGACCTCGACGTCGAGGTGATCGCGACCCTCAACGCCGACCAACTCGGGTCGGTGACGCTCCCGGACAACGTCCGTGCCGTCGACTTCGTACCGTTCACCGAACTGCTGCCCAAGTGCTCGGCGATCGTCCACGAGGGCGGCGCCGGGAGCTTCGCGTCGGCGCTCGAACACGCCGTCCCGCAGGTCATCGTGCCCGGCGATTTCAAGACCGAGAAATGGTGGGCTCCGGTGACCATCGCGGACGGGCTGGAGGGCCGCGGTGCCGGGATATACGCGGGCAATGCCAGCACCTTCACCGCCGACGTGCTGCGCGACAGCCTCAAGCGGGTCCTGGAGGATCCGTCGTACGCGAGGAACGCCGCCCGGCTGCGCACCGAGGTGAGGGCGATGCCGAGCCCGAACGATCTCGTGCCGACGCTGGAGAGGCTGACCGCCGAACACCGCGCCTCGCGTCGTTGACCCCGGAACGCCGCGGCGGGCGGCTCATGCGCATGTTGGGAGATGCGCCGCCGTCGGCGCGAGAACAAGCTGGGCGATGGACCCCCGGACGGTGTTCCCCGAGCGGCCGGCGACGGCCGACGCCACTCTCACCCGCGACCACACGGAGGAAATCATGACCGAAGAGCAGCGGTTCCGCCCCGAAGCGGAGGGTTTCTGATCATGGACGGGCTCTCGCCGGTCTACTCTCACGCCGAGGTGTACGACGCCTTCTACGAGGGGCGCGACAGGCCGTACGAGGCCGAGGAGGCATCACGCTCCCGGATGCTGGCCAAGCACGTCAAGGAGCGCAACGCCTCCGCGTCCTCGCTGCTGGACGTGGCCTGTGGCACCGGGAGGAACCTCGGCTACTTCGCGGAGGCGTTCGAGCACGTGGAGGGCATGGACCTGTCCGAGGACATGCTCCGGGTCGCCGGGAAGAGGCTGCCCGGGGTGCCGCTGCACCGGGGCGACATGCAGGACTTCCGCCTCGACCGGCGGTTCGACGCGATCACCTGCCTGTTCAGCTCGATCGCCTATCTGGACGACGCCGAGCAGCTGAACACGGCGATGCGCTGTTTCGGCCGGCATCTCAACCCGGGCGGGGTCATCGTCATCGAGCCCTGGTACCTCCCGGAGAAGGTGCAGGCCGGGCGCGTCACCAGTGACGTCGTCACGATCAACGGGCAGACCATCGCCCGGGTCTCCCACACGGTGCTGGAGGGCCGGGTCTTCCGGATGGACGCGCACTTCGTGGTGGCCGATTCCGAAAGCGGCATCCAGCACTTCGCCGATCTCCACCTGCTGACGATGTTCACCCGGCAGGAGTACGAGACGGCCGTCGCCGAGGCGGGCGTCGCCTCCGTGGAGTTCGTCGAGACCGGCCAGGGCGGCCCGGGTCTCTTCATCGGCGTCAAGCCCTCCTGAGACGGGACACCGGCGCGCGTTCGGCGGGCACCTCCGGACACCCTCGGACACAGCCGTACCCGGCGGGTCACCGCCAGGCGCCGCGGCGCGTGCGGAGGCCGCCTGGGAAACGAGTGGCGGGAGTGACCGGGACGGAATTCATTCGCGCATTTCAAAAGATGCGGCGAAGGCGATTCGGATAAGACGCTGGGGTGGCACTGAATCCCGCCGGGGGAGGATTCAACAATGTTCTGTGCATTCGAGCAGGAGGTCAGACATGACGGAGACGGATCTCGGCGCTCCGGATCGCCGGGCCGGTGAGCCGGTGGAACCCGGCGCGGAAACTCCCGCGCCGGGCAACCGGCCGAGACGGCAGCTCAGCAATTACCTGCTTGTGCCAACGGTGGCCTTCGCCGTTGTGTTTCTCATCTTCCAGCTCCCGAAGTACTCCGCTCTCGACCCGAACCAGGCGCAGCGCCCCCTGGAGTCGGTGACGCAGTACTGGCTGCTCGTGGGACATGTCGCGGCCGGTACGTTGTCGCTGGTGACGGTCGTCCTGCAGCTCTGGCCGTGGCTTCGAAGGCGCTACCCGGCCTTTCACCGGTGGTCCGGCAGGCTCTACGTGTTCGTCGGGGCGATACCGACCTCGATCTTCGTCCTCCTCATGCTTCCCGTGTCCATCCCGGCCGGCAAGGTCGGCGGCGCCGTGGCGGCCATCCTGTGGACGGCCACGGCGCTGATCGGGTGGGTCAAGCTGCGTCAACGCCGGTACGCCGAGCACCGGCGCTGGATGATCTACAGCTTCGCGATCCTGTGGGGTACGCCCGTCTGGGGGTTCTTCATCGGGATGGGCTGGATCTGGTGGTCCCCCTGGGTCGCGCAGATCGACTTCAACTACATCCTGGAGGGGGTCAGCTGGGGCGGCTGGATAATCAACCTGTTCATCGTCCAGTGGTGGATCGAGAAGACCTCCGGGCAGCCGCTCAAGCTGCCCCCCGGGGAAATGGCCGGGATGGGGCGCCGCGGATAGGGATCGCGGGAAAAGCGGGTGCCGCGAAAAAGACCGTCCGGTCGCCGGTGCGCGAGCTCGGCCCTGGCGTCGCCTGCCGCACGGTCGTCCAGTACTCCACGGTCACCACGCTGAACGCTTCGCGCAAAAGCCCGACAAGGGCAAACGAGAAGAAGCGGGCTCCAGGCGTGGTCACTAGGGTTGGAATGGATATGCAGGCTCAGCGCCGGCATGTTCTGAAATCGAAATTCCGGCTTCGGCGATGAGAAATTCAGAAAGGACGGTGCGATGACCGAGTCATCGACTCCCCCCGAGATCAGGGTCACCCGCACGTTCGACGCTCCCCGCGAGAAGGTGTACGAGGCCTGGACCGAGCCCGAGCGCTACCGCCAGTGGTGGGGCACCCCCGATTCCATGGAGGTGAAGATGGACGTCCGCCCGGGCGGACGGTGGAGTGCCCCCATCGAGTACGAGGGCGACGAGATGCCGTTCCACGGGTACTACTTCGAGGTGGAGAAGTACGAGCGGCTGGTGTTCTCCCTCTCCAACGACTCGGACTTCGAGGCGAAGCAGGCGGCGGACGCGAGCGAGGAGTCGCTCAGCGTCGAGTTCACCGCCGTGGGCGACAGAACCGAGATGACGTTCATCCAGAAGTCGTACCTTCCCGAAGACCAGGTCGAGGAGGTCAAGGCCGGATGGAACGGCTGGTTCGACGCGCTTGAGGAGTACCTCGCGAAGGCCTAGCGAAGGCTCCGGCTGTCGAGCGGGCGAGGCGGTCCTGCCCGTGCCCGCTCGGCGCTCGCCGAACGTGCGGCGTCGTCTCCCCCGAGACGGCGCCGTTTTGGTTTTGCCGCCCGCCGCCCGGCCCGGTGCCCGGCCCGGTGCCCGGCCCGGTGCCCGGCCCGGTGCCCGGCCCGGTGCCCGGCCCGGTGCCCGGCCCGGTGCCCGGCCTAAGGAACATCGTGCCACCCCGGTCCGGTGTCCAGGTCGTCGCACAGCTCCGGGACGACATCTCGGCCCGCGGTGCCAGGGCGGGGGCCGGCTGCCGTCGGAGCGGGGTCCGGCCGAGCGATACGAGGTGTCACGGGACACGGCTGCGCGTCGGTCCGGTCGCCGCGCTGTTCGAGATGCGGCGACCGCGTTTCCTCGACGGCCTCGTCGTCGTACCGGAGCACGACCGGGTGCCGTCGGAGCTCTGTCCCGCGCTTGGCCTCACCGCCCCGTCGCTCCACGCGATCCTGCGAGGTGCCGACCTTGCGAAGCCGCGCCCCTGCGAAGTGTCGACCTGCGAAGCGCTGCCTCTGTGAAATCGCGACCTCGCGCAGCGCCAACCCTGCGAAGTGTCGACCCTTTGAAACGCCGATCCGGCGTGGTTCCCCGGGGTGGGGGCCACTCGGTGGAGGCGCGGCAGCCCAAGGCTCACGAGCGAGATCGGGACTCCGGTGCTGGTCGCCGAGCGGCTCACCCTCGGCCAGGAGGGACGGCCGCTCGAACCGACGGCGCGGGTCCACCGGGGGGACCGCCACCGCCTCCGGGCTTCCGACACCGGCCGACGGTGATCGGCCGCGACGGATGAGCCCCGTGCCCGGTGAGGGGATTCCCTCACCGGGCACGGGGCCGGTCGTCCGATCGCGCGATGGGCTCACTGGCTCGGCGCGGGCGCGCTCGCCTCCTTCCCCGCCTCGGCGGGAGCGTCGCCGGCCTGCTCCGTCTCGGGGGCCTGCCCTGCCTCGGGGGCCTCCCCGGCGTCGGTCGGGCCGATGTGCCGGAGCATGGTCAGGACGAAGACGATGACGACCGCCATCAGGACCGCGCTGACGATCGCGGTGACGTGCATGCCCTCGATGAACGCCGTACGGGCCGGGTTCAGGAGCGCGGCCGCGAACTGGGGCAGCTGTTCGGCGACGGTGACCGCGCCGACGAGGGTTTCCCTGGCGGTCTCCGCGGCGGCCGCGGGGAGTCCCGGGGGAATGAAGCCGGCTATCTGGGCACTGTAGGCGGCGGTGCCCACCGTCCCCAGCACCGCGATGCCGAGCGCGCCCGCGACCTCTCCGGTGGTCTCCGCCATGGAGGCCGCCGACCCCGCCCTCTCCATCGGGGCCGAGCTGATGACCAGGTTGTAGCCGACCGCCATGAGCGGGCTCATCCCGAACCCGACCAGGGCGTGGGCGGCGATCATCGGGGGGACGCCGCCGGTGACCCTGGCCATCAGCACGAGGCCGACCAGCGAGATCACCAGCCCGCCCGCGATGAGGTAGGCCGGGCGGATCCGCCGTGCGACGACGGGGGCCAGCATCGTGCCGCCGATCATCGCCACCGCGTTGGGCAACACCCACAGGCCGGTCATCAGCGGGGTCAGCCCCTCGATGGTCTGCAGGTACTGCACCACGAACAGCCCGATCGCGGACACCGCCATGAAGCCGAGCAGCATGCTGCACAGCGACACGCTGAAGGCCCGGGTGCCGAAGAGGCGCATGTCCAGCAGCGGATCGGCGAGCCGGCGCTGGCGGAGCACGAAGGCCACGCCGACGGCCAGGCCGACGACGAGGAGCAACGTCGGCACCGGCTCCAGGCCGACCTTCGGCAGCTCCTTGATCGCGTAGATGGACGCCAGGATGGCGACGAGGGACAGGGCGACGCTGGCCAGGTCCGGGCGACCGGCCTCCGGGTTGCGGTACTCCGGCAGCAGCCGTGGCGCGACGACGACCAGCAGCAGCATGATCGGCACGTTCACCAGGAACACCGAACCCCACCAGAAGGAGGTGAGCAGTGCCCCTCCGAAGAGCGGTCCGACCGCGGCACCGGCCATGAAGCAGCTCATCCAGATCCCGATGGCCGTGCCCATCTGCTTGGGATCCTTGAACATGTTGCTGATCAGCGCGAGGGTCGACGGCATCAGCGTGGCGCCGGCCACCCCCATCACCGCCCGTGCGGCGATGAGCATCTCCGGTGAGGTGGAGTAGGCCGCGAACATCGACGCGACACCGAACGCCGCGGCGCCGATCAGGAGCAGGCGCCGGCGGCCGATGCGGTCGCCCAGGTTGCCCATCGTGATCAGGAAGCCCGCGATGAGGAACCCGTAGATGTCCAGGATCCACAGCTGCTGGGTGCTGGACGGCGCGAGCTCCGCGGTCAGCTGTGGCAGGGCCAGGTAGAGCACGGTGAGGTCGATCGACAGCAAGAAGGTGGGCAGGGCCAGTACCGTGAGCCCCAGCCACTCCCGTCGTCCGGCTCGGACCCCCGAACCAGCTTCGGTACCCGCGTCCATGGAAACTCCTTTCCGACTTGGGATATGCAGGTCACGAGCGCGACACAATGAATGGGCCGACACCGCGTAAACCCTTCCTACCAGCAGGACGTTCGGCGCTCCTTCTTCTCGATTGCGCAGCCGGATCGGCCCGATGCGGTGTTTACTCGCTTTACGACATGGAATAAATCGCAGCCTGATTCGGCCTTCTTTGTTGCCCGGAACGCGAAATTCTCGTCGCCGCGCCCTTTCCGCGAACAAGTGGGCACCGACGGAGCGGGCGGCATGCCTTCGCACGAGCGAAGATGCGCACGCCGGCGGTGGGTGCGACCGTCGGTAGGGGGCGCGATCGGCGGGTGAGGCGCGCCCCTGAGGTACTCCCCGCGCGGGCGACACGCGCCCCCGGCCTAGGTCGCGACGCACCCCGGGCGCGGTGACGGATTCACCCGATCCCCACGCGGATGACGCGCGTGCTCCCCGACGAGGTCCACGCGGGACGTACGGGCCGGGGCGCGGGCGGCGTCGGCACCGTGGCGGAGGACGCGCATCACCACCGGACACACGGAGGAACGAGACATGAGTGGTCAAGCGGCACCGACGTCCGAGGAAACCAACAGGTTCTACGAACTGACCAACCAGGTCCTCCTCGACATCTGGGGCGAGGATTTCCACCATGGGTACTGGCCCTCCGAGGAGGACCAGAGCACGATCCCCGAGGCGACCGACCGCCTCACGCGGCTGCTCATCGAGAAGACGGACTTCGAGCACGCCACCACGATGCTGGACATCGGCTGCGGCATCGGCACGCCGGCCTTCCGCGTCGCCGAGGTGGCGGACGTGAGGATCGTCGGCGTCTCGAACAACCAGGAGCAGCTCGACGAGGCGAACCGCAAGGCCGTCGAGAAGGGCCTGGCGGACCGCGTGAGGTTCGAGTACGCCGACGCGATCGACCTGCCCTATCCCCGTGACGCGTTCGACGTCGTCTGGGTCTTCGAGGCGATCATGCACATGGACCGGGCGCGGCTCCTCCGCGAGGCCCTCCGCGTGCTGCGCCCGGGAGGCCGGCTGATCGTCACGGACCACCTGCGGACCGGGCCGATGAGCGAGGCCGACGACGAGCTGGTGCGCCGGCACATGGAGGCCATGCACGCCGGTCCGGTGCTCGACGCGGACGAGTACCGCGCGCTGGTGCGGGAGTCGGGCCTTGAGCTCATTGAGCTCCTGGACGTCAGCGAGCACACGCAGCAGACCGCCCGCCGGGTGATCGCGACCGTGGACAGGCGGTTCGACGAGCTGGTGGCGCGGTACGGCGAGGAGGTCATCCCGGTCCTGAAGGTCTTCAACAGCCCGGTGGCCTATGTGCGGGAACTGGGATACCTCGTCGCCGTCGCCCGTAAGCCCGTGTCCGGGTAGGCGTGCCGCCGGAGAAGCCGCAGACGGCGACGGGCTTCCGGCTCGCCGCCTAGCGGGACGGCTCCGGGGACTGAGTCCCACGACGGCGCGCACCGACGCACGCGACAGCGCACGACTCCCGCGACAGCGCACGACTCCCGCGACAGCGCACGACGACGCACGGCGCGACGACGCACGGCGCATGAGACGCGACGGCGCATGAGACGCGACGGCGCATGAGACGCGACGGCGCATGAGACGCGACGACGCACGAGACGCGACGACAACACCGTCCATCCGCGGGGGATGGACGGTGTTTCTCTGCTCCCACCCGGTTCGACGGCCTATGCCGCGGCCGGTCCGACCACCACCGGCACCCCGTTGAACACCGCGTTGCCCGACGCCGGATCCACGACCGCGTCATCGGTCAGGGCGTTGGCGTTGACCCCCGGATGTCCCGCGGCGACCCCCTGGGTCGTCCCTGCGTGTCCCCATCCGTGGGGAAGGCTGACCACGCCCGGCATGATGGACTCGGTGGGCTCGACCTCGGCCACGACCTCCCCGGCCGCCGACCGGACGAGCGCCCGGTCGCCGAGACCGAGCCTGGCCACGTCGGCGGGGTTGACGTGGAGCGTGCACCGGTTGCTGCCGCCGGTCAGCGTGCGGACGTTGTGCAGCCAGCTGTTGTTGGAGCGGAGCTGGCGCCTGCCGATCAGCACCATGTCGGCGGCCGGTTCGCCGAGCCGTTCGCGCAGCCGTACGACCTCGTCGGCCAGTGCCCGGGGGGCGAGCCGCACGCGGCCGGACTCGGTGCACAGGAGCTCGTCCAGCCGGGGCTTGAGCGCGCCCAGATCGATCCCGTGCGGCCGTGCCCGCAACTCGGCCAGGGACAGGCCGTACGGGGCCAGCCTGAGCATGGCGTCCAGGATCCGTTCCTCGGGGCACTCGCCGTCGAGCGCGGCCCGCAACGCCGTCGCGTCCTGGCCCTCGTACGGGGATCCGGGGGTCGTGACGGCGGCGGTGAGCATCCCGCCGAGCATCGCCTCGCTCAGTGCCTCCGGATCGGCGTCCGGCCCCTGCCCCGACGCGATCTGGACCAGCCTCGCCATGATCTCCCCCTCCGAGGGGCGTCCCGGTTCGAGCGGCAGGATCGCGGGGGAGAACCTCGCGTAGTTGCGCACGGTCACCGTGAGCAGCAGGAAGTCGTAGTGCGGCATCTGCAGCATGCGGGGCGGCGGGAGGATGACGTCCGCGTGCCGGGTGGTCTCGTTGAGATAGGGGTCCACGCAGACCATGAACTCCAGGTCCCGCAGCGCACGGTCCAGCCGGGCCCCGTTGGGCGCCGACAGCACCGGGTTGCCGGCCACCGTCACGAGGGCCCTGACCTGCCCGTCTCCCGGGGTTTCGATCTCCTCGGCCAGGACGGCGAGGGGGAGCTCGCCGAGCGCCTCGGGCAGCCCCCGCACCCGGCTGCGCCACCGTCCCATGGCGAAGGGCTCGCCCGTCCGCCATGGCTCGGCCGTGGCGGGCCTGGTGAACATGACCCCGCCGGGCCGGTCGAAATTGCCGGTCAGGATGTTGATCGCGTCGACCAGCCACTGGATCACGGTCCCGAACTCGGTGGTGCAGGTTCCCACCCGGGTGTAGACGGCGGCCGAGGGCGCCGCGGCCAGCTCGCGCGCCAGCCGTACGATCACGTCGCCGGCGACGCCGCACACCGGGGCGACGACGTGCGGCGGGAAGTCCACGGCGAGCCGGTGCAGCTCGTCCAGGCCCTCCACGTCGAGGTCGACGGTGACGAGGCCCTCGGCGAAGAGCGCGTGCACGATGCCGAACAGCAGGTGGGCGTCCGTGCCCGGCCTGACGAACAGGTGCTCGTCGGCGAGGTCGGCGGTGCGGGTGCGGCGCGGGTCGACCACGACCAGCCTGCCGCCGCGCTCGCGCAGCGCCCGGAGCCGTCCGGGGAAGTCGGGGGCCGCGCAGAGCGAACCGTGCGACTCCACCGGGTTGGCGCCGAGGACGAGCAGGTAGTCCGTGCGGTCGAGGTCGGGAACGGCGATCGACATGGCGTCGCCGAGCATCAGGCCGCAGGCCACGTGCTTGGGCAGCTGGTCGATGGAGCTGGCGCTGAAGACGTTCGGGGTGTCGAGGGCCTGCGCGAGCGGGCCGCGGAAGAGGATGCCGGCCATGGTGTGGAAGGTCGGGTTGCCGAAGTAGGCCGCCGTCGCCTGGCGGCCGTGGGACTCGACGACCCGGGTGAACCCCCGGTCGACCGTCGCGAACGCCTCCTCCCAGGTGACCTCGTGCCAGTCGCCGTCCCTGCGCACCATCGGGGCCCTGAGCCGGTCCGGGTCCTCGTCCAGGTGTCCCAGGCTCGCCCCCTTGGGGCAGATGTATCCCTTGCCGAAGGGGTCCTCGGCGTCGCCCCGCACGGACGCGACCTTCCCGGCGCCGTCAAGGGTGAGGCGCAGGCCGCAGACGGCATCACAAATGGGGCACGTCCGGTACGCGGTTCTCGTGGGTTCCGCGCTCCTCGTTTTCCGCATAGCCGTGTCGGTCATCCTCGCCCCGTTTCTTTACCGCCGTTCGGATTCGCGTCGAGCCTAAATGTGGAGTGTCCTCGCGACTTCCGCGTTCATGCGCAATCGGGCGCGGAACGATAAGCGCGAAAAGCGCCGGGTGGTGTCGGGACAACGGTCTGCGGCCCGCCCGGCTTCGCGTTCTCGCAGGTAGAGGGGCATGACCCGGAGGTATTCCGCGGCCCGGACGGCGCGAAGGGCGACGCCCGGACGGCGCGAAAGGCGACGCCAGAACGGTCATCCGCCCATCCTGGTTTCGCGGAGCGGAGTATCCCCCGATTACCTTCGGAAGCCTTATCGCATATTGCCCGGTTTCTCGCGTGCCGCGACGGATATCGCAACTCCGGAGATGTCGGCCGACGGCCTTCCCTGTGAG
This region of Streptosporangium sp. NBC_01495 genomic DNA includes:
- a CDS encoding molybdopterin-dependent oxidoreductase, with the translated sequence MTDTAMRKTRSAEPTRTAYRTCPICDAVCGLRLTLDGAGKVASVRGDAEDPFGKGYICPKGASLGHLDEDPDRLRAPMVRRDGDWHEVTWEEAFATVDRGFTRVVESHGRQATAAYFGNPTFHTMAGILFRGPLAQALDTPNVFSASSIDQLPKHVACGLMLGDAMSIAVPDLDRTDYLLVLGANPVESHGSLCAAPDFPGRLRALRERGGRLVVVDPRRTRTADLADEHLFVRPGTDAHLLFGIVHALFAEGLVTVDLDVEGLDELHRLAVDFPPHVVAPVCGVAGDVIVRLARELAAAPSAAVYTRVGTCTTEFGTVIQWLVDAINILTGNFDRPGGVMFTRPATAEPWRTGEPFAMGRWRSRVRGLPEALGELPLAVLAEEIETPGDGQVRALVTVAGNPVLSAPNGARLDRALRDLEFMVCVDPYLNETTRHADVILPPPRMLQMPHYDFLLLTVTVRNYARFSPAILPLEPGRPSEGEIMARLVQIASGQGPDADPEALSEAMLGGMLTAAVTTPGSPYEGQDATALRAALDGECPEERILDAMLRLAPYGLSLAELRARPHGIDLGALKPRLDELLCTESGRVRLAPRALADEVVRLRERLGEPAADMVLIGRRQLRSNNSWLHNVRTLTGGSNRCTLHVNPADVARLGLGDRALVRSAAGEVVAEVEPTESIMPGVVSLPHGWGHAGTTQGVAAGHPGVNANALTDDAVVDPASGNAVFNGVPVVVGPAAA
- a CDS encoding MFS transporter, whose product is MDAGTEAGSGVRAGRREWLGLTVLALPTFLLSIDLTVLYLALPQLTAELAPSSTQQLWILDIYGFLIAGFLITMGNLGDRIGRRRLLLIGAAAFGVASMFAAYSTSPEMLIAARAVMGVAGATLMPSTLALISNMFKDPKQMGTAIGIWMSCFMAGAAVGPLFGGALLTSFWWGSVFLVNVPIMLLLVVVAPRLLPEYRNPEAGRPDLASVALSLVAILASIYAIKELPKVGLEPVPTLLLVVGLAVGVAFVLRQRRLADPLLDMRLFGTRAFSVSLCSMLLGFMAVSAIGLFVVQYLQTIEGLTPLMTGLWVLPNAVAMIGGTMLAPVVARRIRPAYLIAGGLVISLVGLVLMARVTGGVPPMIAAHALVGFGMSPLMAVGYNLVISSAPMERAGSAASMAETTGEVAGALGIAVLGTVGTAAYSAQIAGFIPPGLPAAAAETARETLVGAVTVAEQLPQFAAALLNPARTAFIEGMHVTAIVSAVLMAVVIVFVLTMLRHIGPTDAGEAPEAGQAPETEQAGDAPAEAGKEASAPAPSQ
- a CDS encoding UTRA domain-containing protein; the protein is MGATRWRRGSPRLTSEIGTPVLVAERLTLGQEGRPLEPTARVHRGDRHRLRASDTGRR
- a CDS encoding nucleotide disphospho-sugar-binding domain-containing protein codes for the protein MRILFATLPFRAHLYGLVPLAWALRSAGHEVCVAGSPDITDDIAQIGLSGVSVGDRISLKERMAQVPIEWPMKMGRPASADESPGPCDPRGQRTGKSAQSDYGWGDPHVELEDVIAGISSTFFSDATFDELVDFARVWRPDLVITDISAFPGAVAAQVVGAAHARLSLAVDRMAQLRAACRARFDSAGDPVRDWLQPILERYGHDFDETTALGQWTISATPPWIWQPDGVHYLPMRNVPFNGPSTTPRWVYEEPARRRVCISQGISHRDVTLAGGSSSRDLLEAVADLDVEVIATLNADQLGSVTLPDNVRAVDFVPFTELLPKCSAIVHEGGAGSFASALEHAVPQVIVPGDFKTEKWWAPVTIADGLEGRGAGIYAGNASTFTADVLRDSLKRVLEDPSYARNAARLRTEVRAMPSPNDLVPTLERLTAEHRASRR
- a CDS encoding SAM-dependent methyltransferase is translated as MSGQAAPTSEETNRFYELTNQVLLDIWGEDFHHGYWPSEEDQSTIPEATDRLTRLLIEKTDFEHATTMLDIGCGIGTPAFRVAEVADVRIVGVSNNQEQLDEANRKAVEKGLADRVRFEYADAIDLPYPRDAFDVVWVFEAIMHMDRARLLREALRVLRPGGRLIVTDHLRTGPMSEADDELVRRHMEAMHAGPVLDADEYRALVRESGLELIELLDVSEHTQQTARRVIATVDRRFDELVARYGEEVIPVLKVFNSPVAYVRELGYLVAVARKPVSG
- a CDS encoding SRPBCC family protein, which encodes MTESSTPPEIRVTRTFDAPREKVYEAWTEPERYRQWWGTPDSMEVKMDVRPGGRWSAPIEYEGDEMPFHGYYFEVEKYERLVFSLSNDSDFEAKQAADASEESLSVEFTAVGDRTEMTFIQKSYLPEDQVEEVKAGWNGWFDALEEYLAKA
- a CDS encoding DUF2306 domain-containing protein: MTETDLGAPDRRAGEPVEPGAETPAPGNRPRRQLSNYLLVPTVAFAVVFLIFQLPKYSALDPNQAQRPLESVTQYWLLVGHVAAGTLSLVTVVLQLWPWLRRRYPAFHRWSGRLYVFVGAIPTSIFVLLMLPVSIPAGKVGGAVAAILWTATALIGWVKLRQRRYAEHRRWMIYSFAILWGTPVWGFFIGMGWIWWSPWVAQIDFNYILEGVSWGGWIINLFIVQWWIEKTSGQPLKLPPGEMAGMGRRG
- a CDS encoding class I SAM-dependent DNA methyltransferase; its protein translation is MDGLSPVYSHAEVYDAFYEGRDRPYEAEEASRSRMLAKHVKERNASASSLLDVACGTGRNLGYFAEAFEHVEGMDLSEDMLRVAGKRLPGVPLHRGDMQDFRLDRRFDAITCLFSSIAYLDDAEQLNTAMRCFGRHLNPGGVIVIEPWYLPEKVQAGRVTSDVVTINGQTIARVSHTVLEGRVFRMDAHFVVADSESGIQHFADLHLLTMFTRQEYETAVAEAGVASVEFVETGQGGPGLFIGVKPS